In Rhizophagus irregularis chromosome 7, complete sequence, a single genomic region encodes these proteins:
- a CDS encoding COP9 signalosome complex subunit 5a: protein MDSEIARTNFEFSNNIVTIDPAQDQIYRYNNDEQVQINQEKPWTKDIHYFTKVKISAVALIKMVMHARSGGNIEVMGLMQGKIDGNTMIIMDAFALPVEGTETRVNAQSEANEYMVQYLTTIRQVGRLENIVGWYHSHPGYGCWLSGIDVHTQMTNQQYQDPFVAVVIDPNRTISAGKVEIGAFRTYPAGYKAPDEGPSEYQTIPLSKIEDFGVHCKQYYQLEISHFKSTLDIHLLELLWNKYWVNTLSQSPLITNRDYSAGQISDLAEKLEQTEAQLQQSGRVSGFPGGLGGGRGVSTTQSSTSSSSTSGGASGATSTPTPEKRKIEESPLNKVTRDSTKITVEAAHSLISQVLKNVLFNKSH, encoded by the exons ATGGACTCTGAAATAGCTCGCACTAATTTTGAGTTTTCTAATAACATTGTTACAATTGATCCCGCTCAGGATCAAATTTACCGCTACAATAATGACGAACAAGTacaaataaatcaagaaaagCCGTGGACTAAAGA CATTCATTACTTTACAAAAGTCAAGATTTCCGCGGTGGCTCTTATAAAAATG GTCATGCATGCTCGTTCGGGTGGAAATATTGAAGTAATGGGTTTAATGCAAGGAAAGATAGATGGCAATACAATGATTATCATGGATGCTTTTGCTTTACCAGTTGAAGGAACTGAAACAAGAGTGAATGCACAATCCGAAGCGAATGAATATATGGTTCAATATTTAACAACTATTAGACAG GTGGGAAGGTTAGAAAACATAGTAGGGTGGTATCATAGTCATCCTGGTTACGGATGTTGGCTTTCCGGTATTGATGTGCATACTCAAATGACAAATCAACAGTATCAAGATCCTTTTGTAGCTGTAGTT atCGATCCTAATCGAACTATATCTGCTGGAAAAGTGGAAATTGGCGCGTTTAGGACTTATCCAGCG gGATACAAAGCACCGGATGAAGGTCCATCAGAATATCAAACTATTCCTTTGAGCAAGATTGAGGATTTTGGTGTTCATTGCAAACA ATACTATCAACTTGAAATCTCGCATTTCAAATCTACTCTTGATATACATTTATTGGAATTACTTTGGAACAAATATTGGGTTAACACACTATCACAATCACCATTAATCACG aatCGCGATTATTCAGCCGGACAAATTTCTGATCTTGCAGAAAAGTTAGAACAGACTGAAGCTCAGTTACAACAGAGTGGAAGAGTTTCAGGTTTCCCTGGTGGATTAGGTGGCGGGCGTGGGGTTAGCACTACTCAATCTtcaacatcatcatcttcCACATCTGGAGGTGCTAGTGGTGCTACATCTACACCTACCCCGGAAAAGAGGAAAATTGAAGAGAGTCCACTCAACAAGGTTACTCGGGATAG TACAAAGATCACTGTTGAAGCAGCTCACAGTTTAATCTCACAAGTTCTCAAAAAtgttttattcaataaatcacattaa